The DNA sequence CGACCACTACTACCTAAGTAGTAGCCAGAGAGATGAATGCTCCGAGGGCCAATAACAGAGAAGATAACTTCGTCAACCTCTTCAAATTCCAAATTCAGTTGCAATGACTCAGTCTTCTCAGGATACAAAGAGCACAGAAAAACAGGGCTCTTGTTTCCTACATTACACTGAAGAACACTTTTCGTTGTCGCTTTCCCCATCCCAAGCGACGCCTAGAAATACATCAAGAAACCAGAActgacttaaaaaaaaaaaaaggaaataaacaACCTCAAATTGTATTTCAGTATCATCAACAGTTCCAAACCATGAGCCCTATGTATCGAGAAAAACATTATACAGAGAGGGGAAAAGAAAAGAACTTTAAGAGAAGAGAGTTACCATCGAAACATGGAGCCGACTTCTCGTATCATCAACATTATGAGTGAAAGGCTTTCCGGGTTTTACTTCAGTTCCTGAAAATATTCAAAACAACATGCAAGCGCTTCTTGGTTaccaagagaaaaaaaaaatgatcggaatttttttgagaaatacATATTGAAAGTCTATAATCAGCAACCAATACGCGACCAAAATCAAGAGAAAATAAGACCCAAAAAAGATGACACAACTTACCCCAGAAAGCCATTTTTCTCTTACTTGGGATGACGGTAAAGGTTTAAGGAAAGAGGGCATGCCATAAACGAGACTTATAATACCCTAGGGATATGGAGGAGAGGTTGAAGAAGACTATAAACGACGGTGCGTTTTGTAAAACTCGGCTTGGGTGGTGACGTGGCAACTTCTAATACCGTATTAACTATTAAGCAAGGCGGTCAAAGGCTAGTGATTCTAGTGTGATGTAGCGCGGGAAGTCGGGAACTGgacttccttttttttttttttttattacgaAATTATGCCCCTAAGATGCAGATTAAAACTCTTTACGAAATTATGCCCCTAAGTTGCAGATTAAAACTcttacttaattattaaaatgattggatttaagaattttttaactttatttaattttacaaatattataattatctaAGTATTAAATTGTATCACCGAACTTTAACATCAAATAAATTATACttctaaactttaacttggacCAAATTATTTCTCGTAAACTTTTATTAACCTTAAATTTGCATTAGTAAAATTggataaaattccttaaatccaacaattttaataattcGAGAGGACGACCTGAAAAGTTAAGGaagcatgatttaatacatgtcaaagtttgagagataaaaattttaattagtctTTTTCTTTGTAAATACCATTTGGAcctgtattttacaaaaattaccgATCGAattctctattttgttaaatataaaattaaaccttGTATCTTttaaaacaatacaaaatagTATCTTGAgttcaatttttattaaaataaaacttaatatagGCTAACTTGGAAGTGTTTATGACTAGACTGATTACATATTTTGCATATGTTCATAGTAAAAAATTGGCTTcaagttatttatgttaaaaataaatttataaaaattgaaCTCAGTGTActattttactattttgaaaacTAAGAAGATTTGATTTGTTATTTAGGAAAACAAAAGGTCTGATCCATAATTTTGTAAAACACAAGATTTAAAAtagcatttatctttttttttttttatctcttccacattattatttattttattttcatggacgtttgacaaaaaaaattgtcaaaaagtaaaaaatacattagatttcgtatttttaaaatttttgtcattcttaggtatttataaaataatccaATTTTCTAGTTTGTACtatttatttgtaaattttttatgaaaaatatttttatttatttatttatttattgctgTTGAAAagacaaattaaataacaaatgatTATCACAATTCACAACTTTTataatacaaaaattattattttaacaaaaaattatacGCTGTCACTTGAGTTGTTCTTTTCCTCTTCGTGGATCACCAACCATTTTATGGGTTTGGTCGGGACTATGGTTGGGGGTTGTTGTTTGTGCATTCGAAGAAGTTTTCTAATGGAGGATCGACGCTTTTTGTCAATAATTTTTGGGGTTTCCATTCGGTGGTCGTTGGAATTGGCTTTGGTCGAATTTAGTGTGGGGTAGGTATCACGGGGATTGACTTTGGCTGGATCTGGTGGCCTTCGAGATTGGTTGTGACCCCAAAGTCTAATGTGTTGGTGGTTGGTTATTCCATTAATCTTCTTTTGCGTTTTTATTtccctattttattttttagtgatTATCTACTTTATTGCTTTTAATAATGGTTGTTTGTCACCATCCCATTATTTCAATGGGAGTAGTAATTGTTATTTTGAGTAAGGTTTATCTATCTTCTCGGTGGTCAGATCTAGGGATTCTTGGATTGCTATTAATATCTTGTTCTTTAGATCGATCTTTTATTATGTTTGTTCTTAGTATGGTTAGTTTTGTTATTCTCCTTTATTCTTGTTTGAATACTTGGGGTGTCTTTACTAAATTTTTATTGGAACATCTTTGACTGAAAACTATTGTTAGGTGTGATCTGTCACATGTTCATTCAGgatgataaatttaacattctTCATACTTTTTTAATGATTCACAACTTGCAACTTTTGAATCATTTAGTTGAagatgttagttttttttttatataattattgtaaaTGGCTTGGTTAGCCTATTATTATTGAGTCTCCTTCACGAGTCATATGTGCATGTAATGGACAATATCTAATTTACCtttcatataaatttttattttccttttttaaaaaatgtaacaaatgattatattattatttttgttacagGATGATTCATGTAGATGTGGGGCTCATTTCTCTTTTTGGATGAgacaaaaattttatatataaaagattATCATCAAATGGGGATGTAGCTCAGATGGTAGAGCGCTCGCTTAGCATGCGAGAGGTACGGGGATCGATACCCCGCATCTCCACATTTTTGGAATTCCTTTGTGTGACTATATATTGTGGACATCAAGATTAtctagcatagcatacattttTTCGTACTTTTATTTGGaaactttcttcttttttccaTACTTTGTCTAACCGTGTTGCATCAAATTTACGTTATCATtagttagtatttttatttccttgctcaaatcaactatCTATACCAAATCGAAAAAAAGAATCAACCATCATACTTGGTTCATATTATCCGACCAATTTAATTGATATTTGTTTCCCCATTTCACTACTCAACAAGCCCCCAACCGAAGCAAATTTTAGACATGAGTTGCTTACACAATTAGTTTCACTGTGACGCTCATTATGAATGCAAAGGTTAACAAACTAATCTTCCATGATGAATAAATAACCAAAATCTTTAAATATATAAGTACTATAATTAATCATGGAATGGAAGTCATCACCCCATGTTCCCTCAAAAACTGATACAGATTTTTGCATCAACAGATCATCTAGGTCCCACGCTGAAACAGCAAATCCATTACTCTCAACTCTATTAAATAAGTCACCAAAATCCCAGTTAAAAAGGGGCTAGCCAAGTGAAACATAGTACTCTCACTCCAATCCTAGAGTAAAACGAAAGAGTTTCTAGCTCCGAGGCTCCGATGGCAATGGCATATGTCTGGAACTTCTCATGATTTTGTTAAAGCTCTTTAACCTACAAGGAACAAAGGTGAGAACGTATCCTTAAAGATGACCACAATGTCAAGATCAGCAGCTCGTCATGTCAAAGCTTCTATTTCCACTAACCAGCAGATTGCCTTATGAAGAGAGCGGTGGAGCTGCCCACAGCTTCACCTTCTTATCAACACTCGCTGTGGCTAAAAGCGATGCTTCCCCATCACCTGTAAGAAAAAATGGTTAGACAAAATGAAGAAGTAAGTATATCACGAATATCAAATATGTTCATGTACGTTGAGTTCAGCTACTATGACAACTAACTGGCAACTTACCAAGCAATTAACATTTAACACGGTATCCCTTATATTCTAAAGAACAAGAATTACCGGTAATACTGGGACCGTTCAAAATGGTTTCCATATTTTAAGCATTACTAAAGTTAGCTTATTTTGGTAAGAACATtgacaaatttatattttttgggCAAGGACAATAGTAAATTTCAgtccctttttcttatttcttcaAGTGTTATACACAGGTAAGGGTCGCACATGGACGGTTTCTGCAGGTAGATTCTCATGTAGTTTCTTAATGTCAAAAGAACATCTTAACAGATGATTTCAGTTGAGTTCAATTTTTAATCCCTTACTCTATTTCCTCTGCTCAAACATACACAATGTAAAGAAAATAAGTAAACATTTCAGTAGAAGGCAGTTTACCCGTTGAAATGTTCTTGGGTGCCCATGAAATGCAAGTTATGTCACCTGCATGAGAAGAAAAATGCAGTAAGGATTCAGAAGTGGTTAATCTTCCAAAGCTTAGATAACATCTTGATGGTGGTGGACATAACTGAAGAGACAATATCCAATAAAAGTGAATTAAGTGATTATGATATGCTATGCTAGCGATATAGTTTGCGTAAAAATGAAGCATACCATCATGAGCCTTCTCAGCAGTGTCTAAAACTTTTCCAGTTTCAACACATAACCACTGCAATGTCGAGCCATGGGTAGCTGCCAATATATTTCCATCAGGAGATACACTAAGGCGGTCATAGTGCAAAGTAACACCATTTGAATCATGAAGTGGAATTGGAAACACCTTGAGTGTTTTTGGATCCTCATCCATATGATACCGAACTTTTAAAGAAAAGGATAAGAAACAATGTCAGGATGgatgattaaattttaaatcacaacataatattttaataaaatgaaaGGGACCCAACAACATATACCAATttcctataaaaaaaaaagaaacatacCATTAATATTCCAAATTCTAATTGAGTTATCTTTTGATGCGGTGATGATTTGCTCAGAGTTTGGGGAAAAGCACAACCAAGTCACCGCACTCTAAACAGCAATAGCGTGAACAAGAGTTAGTATAAATGTGTTGATCAACAGACCAAACAGAACTACTTGAAGGAAAATGCAAAACAAAAGTTTTAGAAGTGAGAGCAGATACGTCGTATTATGGAATGGGCTAGATTTAATTATATTGTGTAGTTTAAAATTGAAATATAACCTTGTGCCCTTTTAGCTGCATTACTCTTGTAACCTCCTTCACTGAACCATCCTTCGCATATACAATCTCCCAAACCTGATGCCAATTAAAcaggaaaaaatatataattattcaaCAAATAGATAATGACAAACCATCATAATACATGTCATTTATCTTTACAGGCCAAGGAAAATCCATCATAAGTAGGATAAACAGGGATTGACTATAATGAAATGACTGACTCAAGAAAAGCATGTAGATCTTTTCACCTTCACATCAGCCGTAAAAGCTGCTGCTGCAATGAACCGCCCATTTGGTGATATAGCTGCCATGGTGTTCTTTAGCTGGTTTGTATCAACATTACCCACAATCTTGCCAGATTTGCCGTGCCACAATATAATGTCAGTACCTGTAAGCAACGAAGTATAAGAACTAGAAAGATTAGAGCTAACATGATGATTGAAATGTGATTAGTGTTAGCTATAACTTGATGGGGGGGAGGGAATCATCGATTTCATATGTTAGATATTTCTCCAAACTAATGTGTAATATGTCaatagataacaaaaaatctGTGCAGCACCTTCTTCTGCATTGTTCCAAAGCAATAAAGCTTTGGACCAGGTTTTCAATGAATTTTGGTTTGTCTTGGGTTAGTCCTTGTTTATAGAGAAGGTTAAGAAAGAATTAGTGGAATGTTGCAATCATGCTACTTGCTGGTCTTTGTGGTTGGCTCCCTAAAAATTAGAGGGGTATATGGATTCCTGTATAGGTGGAATGTACATGGCAGTATGGAATGTTTGATTATGTGGGATGGGATGTGAATAGATTTGGAATACCTATTCTCATTCCAACATCTGGTTTAGCCATTAGCCGTAGAAACCTTTATTCCTAAGCACAGTTCCATTTTGCTTCTTTAAGGAATTGTCATTGGTCTCATTACAATTCATATTACATACCATTCTCATGGGTAACCTCATAGTATTATAGGTTCACCTACTAATTACAACTGCCATTGAAACAATCAAGTTCGTTCATAATCATATGCCTATGTCCCATTCTAATTCTCTTGCATTTCATTATCATTCCTGATTATCATAGTCCATTCCAATGAACCAAACATCACCTAACATGTCATCTTAAATCATTTATAGATTTTGTATCGTCATTTCCATATCAATAATAACATATACTGATGATAACCATTTCTAACTTGTTGAGATTACAAATGATTGTGGGAGATAAGGATGCTGCGGCAAATAAGGGAAAGAGAGTCTGAAGAGGCTAGTGTAAAAGAGATGGGGTATATCAGAGCCACTAACTATCTGTAGCTTTTcctatatgcaatattttaatGTTTCTTACAGTTAGGGAAAAAAGAATATATCCCTTAGTTCTTTTACACATATAAATTCTCTAAATCCAATTACCAAGCTCCGTTATAAAACTGAAGCATTTACTGAATCCTGAACCCAATATAGCATCGAACAGGGGTCATTAACTAGTGAGGTGATCTGGAGGAATGTAACCTCAATCTGACAGCATAAAACAGATTGACCCCTCAACAAGCCTGGCACTCTTGGCCCTATACTAAACTAGGACTTAGTCTACCAATTAAATCTTTCGTACAGTTTACCATAATGTCCACAACCACATTGATCATTGCCCTTCTAATGTTTAAATTGTTGGTATCTGTACATTGTTATAATGACCCTCTATACACGTATACTAGTAACCACAACTGAGTTACAGGTTCAAACAACCAAATGAATACAACGcatacagtataaaagaaagaagTACCTTCAGAACAAGAAGCAATTATTGTACTCCCATCAGCAGTGCCATAAGTAGCGGCAGTTCCAGATAAAGTGAGGACACCATTTTTGTCATGGATTTTGTGACGCTCCCACTTCATTTCAGGAAGAGGAGGCTTGGTTTGCTGGTTAGCTCCATCAGAAGATTTGGTCTTTTCTTCACCATACATGTATAAGGAACAACCGGTCATAGTTTGAGAAGCCACAACCACAGATGACGCATCATCACAGAATTCAACTGCCACAGGATGACCGCCAGCGGGCAAGTTTATTCTGAGGAATCTGCAGAgataaatttcataaatttgaGGAATAAGTACCCAAAACGAAGAAAATCCATTAATGATCATTGGAATTCAAGTTGCAAAAGTTGAAATTCATACTTGAAACTTTTGCTCGAAGCATCATCCATCTTGAAAACTCTGATCATCCCATCTGCACAAACTGTTTGCGAaccaaaaaaaacatatatattaaaacTATTAAATGTAAAAGCGAACCACAACCAGAAAAATGATTGGGCCCGTAATTCAGCAAATATTATGATTGATTCACCATTACCTGTAGCGAGACTTCTTCCATCAGATGAAAAGCATAATCCTGTCACTGCATCTCCATGACCTTTCAAAGTATTCACATCCAACGGGTGATGCTTCTTATTTTGGTCCTACAGTACTcaatcaaaacaaaaaatttctATATAAATCTAGACTCGATCAAACATGTACTGTACATTTAGCTTCGTCCTTTTCCAAACTAGTTTCCTTCATTTTCTCGGCAAACCAAATAATAGAGAGTGAATAAGAAGACCAAGTAGGTAGCGTACCTTGTCAGAAGCGTGAGAGTGAGGTTTGGAGTGGGACTTTTTGGAGATAGTTTGGTGAGACTTTGAGGATCGGGGTTTGGGATCGGGTTGGAGCTCTGGTTTGGCAAGAGATTGAACATCGGCTCTTCGGTTGCGGAAGTAATTGGCGAAGAAGAGGAGTACGATGAAAGCACCGAGAATGAGCGAAAGGGCCGCAATTGGGATGGCAGGATCCATTGGCTTAGAGCCTAGAGGGTGGAGACGATGACGGAAACGACGACGTATTCGGGAGACGGCACTGAAATGGAAGTTTTGGGGAAGAGAATATGTATCAGTTTTGCAGAACACAGATCAATAGTCTACCGCATACGTGTACGATAATTTATGCAatctgatttattttttttaaagaattatGCAATCTGATTtaattagtgtttttttttatttagtggAGTGGagaaagtttaatttttttttttttttttgaaataggagaaagtttaatttaaactagttaaaattaaaataaataaataatttaattagtgttttcgataaaagagaaaataataatgaaaaaaagttaaattttgTCACTACACAAAATCGACATTAACATGAGAGTCACGAGCACAACTAAACATGAAAAGAAATATAAGTGTGTTCATGATAACATACGAGATTACAAATTAACATGTCACAACACTATAAATTCAAAAGACACGATACATAAACACGAATAAACTACTCCAACAAATATAACAGTTATGACAAGCCCAAcaaaatacaatataaaaaacttcttaatttgataataataaaagtaataaatatgtaattattaattataaataagatacaactataataaaatttaaatataacacTGAATATTATAATTGATAATTAAAACTATTAGTAAAACAAGAGTTTAATACTTAAGGGCAGAGTGGTGGACAACATCCAATCTaatctaattacaaaaaaaaattagttttctaatTGGATTTGATTAGATGTTAAAAGTTAGATTCTAATTGGAATGAATCAGGCTATTAGATGTTAATCTCAAAAATCTACTAAAAATCAGTCCAATTCAATTACAtttctatatatttaaaaattatttatatatataataacagtattaatctatatatatttttagtgagtttttttttatatcaccattgctaaataataaaatagaacaaataaatggtgatatttaatttttacctattttttttctttatattaagttaatattaaaaattgaatgtgtaattaaatattcaattaaaaaaaatcaaatccaATTAGTAATGGAATTAAATTTTGAGATATTGGATTACCCAACCCTACTTAAGGACGCATTTGGAAAGTCAAGAGAGAATTGAAAATTGAGTATAATGAAAgataattacacaatttaatAGATTTATTTAACCACATAATTACACGGTAACTATATAATTGAAgataattaagagactttaattTCACTTTCAACTTCTCATAACTTGTAATTAcacgtaattattaaaaactttctattttaaatattatgtactaaaaattgttattttccTATATAATTGCTAAatattttgccaaacaagacATTAATAATTTAAGTAATTACCATCTAATATTCAAACAcccattatattttaaaatagtgTAATTACATAATTACTTTTAAATGTATCATAATGGAAATTAAGTAccaaaaatgtattttatttgaACTGGAACGAGTTCTAATCCAAAAACCACATCCAAGCTGAGAAATCATACAAAATTTGGTTCGGTACAAATACATCTGAAAATTCATAATCAGATATAACACAAGAAGGTAATGAGCTTATTCACTATCTTCATTTATGATACAATGCGCTGACTTCCCTTTAAGAATCTCAAAGctctctataaaaaaaaaagaaaaaaaaaagaaaaatgcataatttattatcatGCCTTTCTGGTACCTACAGCTCATTCCAAGTAAACCAGCCTATTTGTATCACCAAGTTGATAGTTTAACTAGCTGGTAACCAATAATCCTCAGTCATACTAAGTTATGAGCCTCCAGACAGTAAAGGCAGTGGCGGAAATCTTGTTCCTTTTCTGATCTGAATAGAGATCAAGAATGATGGTAGTAtgatgttaaaaaaatatatggaaaagagacaaaaaaaaaacgttTAACTCCTAATTATAAACTAAATTTTTTGCTTTGTTATTGTTCACATTCCTCGACTGCATTTCTTGTTCTGTTGTGGTAGTATATACTTGCCCGTTAGATTACTAAAAGTACATATTTATTGGTGTTTATGGCATCAGAAacgattttaaaatttgaggCCATCAAGCGATATATCTGTTTCTGACAGCAGCTTCAATTTCTGGGACATACAGAAGAGTAATCAATCAGTAGGTTTTACAAGCAATTGAACCCAATTTTGCCAATGTAAAAATGATGAACTCATATTCTTACTGTTATATACTGGGGAGGATCATAAATACTAGAAGAGCCCAGGATTACTTCTCTTCTCAACTTGGCTGTGAGCTTGTGACAGACTCGTAGCTGATAATATCATAAGATTAAGTAGAAGAAAAAATCCCAAGAGTGTAAATTATGAACTACAAAAGCAGAGATATGGAGAATATTTAGGGAAATTGATCCACATCAAACCTCAGATCGAGTTGCCCCGCCAACGATAAATATGAATATACGTTGTCCTAACTTCTTAAAATCAGTAGACGCATTCTTCAAAGTTGAGTCACTACAAAAGGCAGCAATATAAACTAGTGATCTTAAAGATGACATAATAGATTTCAATTAtctatgtgaaaaaaaaaagaatggtgCGGTAAATTGGAGATAATATCAACGAATGGAGCTGTTGGATCACCTTGAGTTTCCATCATCAGAAAGACCTGCTTTTGCCCAATTGGCCGTTCGCCTTGATCTCATTGAATGAGGAGCAGTGGATTGAGTTGTCTGTGCTGATGAACTCTGTGTAACTTTCTTGCTGCCTTGGTCAACAGTAGTCGCACTAGGTTCATTCATACATGAATACTCACTCTTTGGCAATTCCCTTTTGCAAATATTTTCAATGAGCTCCTGCAGATGCAGATTTAGTAAAGTATCCAGGGTAAGACTGTTTAAAATGAAAAttactataaaaatatattgtttGCAATTATTATATACCTCTAACATGGGATAAAATCGAAATAGCTGCCATGTTTCTTCCTCTCCACTGCGATCTTTTCTTGCTGCTTGGTTTTTCTGATATTGATAGCAAGAATCACGTTGAACTGTCAAGGCTTAGTCACATGCTTCTTTGAGCTATTAAAACTGTTCATGTACTCACCTTCTGGCCATCGAACTTCAGTGAGAAACCACCAGTCGATATCTTTTTGGTTGAAGATCCTCCAAGCAATTTCATATTCTTTACAACATTCATGTCCTCGTGTGATAATTTGGCTAGCTGATTTGGCAAAGGAAACAGTTAATAGTAATTTAAGCAAATCGTGATAGCGGAACAATTAAGATAAATACGTACATGTCAAAAAAAATGATCACTTTCAATCTTAGGTTGACATAAGTGTAGATTAGTCTTAATAGCTAATAATAAGATTGTGCCAAGTTTGTATAGAATGATAGGTTAGCTGTGCCCACCTGCATTAGCTTAGAGGCTTTGTCACCTTCAAATTTGTCCGGGTAAACTGATGCATAAATCATCAACAATCGCAATTTGTTTTCTGGGGACGTGTTCTGCATGAAATAATGATGTGTTTATTCTAGAAAAGAATCACCGAGTAGCTTACATAAATCACAGATTCCTATACGACACCTGCTTTGTCCTCAGAAAATTGATGACATCCTTCGCTCCAGCATCTCCAAAAACAAGGTCCTGTTCCAGTTGCCCAAGTTCTCGCAGCCCCATGTCTctaataattttgttaatttttccaGCAATCTGAATGGGAAGAGAATAAATCAGCAGGAACATTAATCATTCTATTCATTCATTTCATAGTCACTACAAGTAAAAGTATATTCCTTGATTGGGTCTGCTTATACTTATATCAGGTTCATATGCTGCCACATTCTTGCAGATCACAACCCATTTCCCAGCTTCCCTTagcatttttgaaaaaagttAGTGTAAAAAGGAAACAAACCTCAACGTGAAGAGAAATCTTTTCAACTTGTTCAGTGTATTGTGGTAATGCTTGAACCATCTTT is a window from the Cannabis sativa cultivar Pink pepper isolate KNU-18-1 chromosome 1, ASM2916894v1, whole genome shotgun sequence genome containing:
- the LOC115706338 gene encoding uncharacterized protein LOC115706338; protein product: MDPAIPIAALSLILGAFIVLLFFANYFRNRRADVQSLAKPELQPDPKPRSSKSHQTISKKSHSKPHSHASDKDQNKKHHPLDVNTLKGHGDAVTGLCFSSDGRSLATVCADGMIRVFKMDDASSKSFKFLRINLPAGGHPVAVEFCDDASSVVVASQTMTGCSLYMYGEEKTKSSDGANQQTKPPLPEMKWERHKIHDKNGVLTLSGTAATYGTADGSTIIASCSEGTDIILWHGKSGKIVGNVDTNQLKNTMAAISPNGRFIAAAAFTADVKVWEIVYAKDGSVKEVTRVMQLKGHKSAVTWLCFSPNSEQIITASKDNSIRIWNINVRYHMDEDPKTLKVFPIPLHDSNGVTLHYDRLSVSPDGNILAATHGSTLQWLCVETGKVLDTAEKAHDGDITCISWAPKNISTGDGEASLLATASVDKKVKLWAAPPLSS